A DNA window from Armatimonadota bacterium contains the following coding sequences:
- the rplU gene encoding 50S ribosomal protein L21, whose protein sequence is MYAVVKTGGKQYSVKVGDTLKVEKLDGGVGDTLTLGEVLYVGGDSPKTGSPVVDGASVKAEVVAHGKGEHIRGFVYKAKKRFSRTFGHRQMYTQIKITDITA, encoded by the coding sequence ATGTACGCAGTGGTCAAGACCGGCGGCAAGCAGTATTCTGTCAAAGTCGGAGACACATTGAAGGTTGAGAAACTCGACGGCGGAGTGGGTGATACGTTAACACTCGGCGAGGTCCTCTATGTGGGTGGTGATTCGCCGAAGACCGGTTCGCCGGTTGTGGATGGCGCCAGCGTGAAGGCCGAAGTCGTCGCGCACGGTAAGGGCGAACACATCCGCGGTTTCGTGTACAAGGCGAAGAAGCGGTTCAGCCGCACCTTCGGGCATCGCCAGATGTACACACAGATAAAGATTACGGATATTACAGCGTAG
- the rpmA gene encoding 50S ribosomal protein L27 — MAHKKGVGSSRNLRDSNPQMLGVKLYGGQLAKAGSIIVRQRGTKFAPGTGVGKGKDDTLFALKAGYVTFYGHQKGRRKVSISDVNPNTPRQEEPAVEAAA; from the coding sequence ATGGCACACAAAAAGGGCGTAGGCTCATCGCGGAACCTTCGCGACAGCAACCCGCAGATGCTGGGTGTTAAATTGTACGGCGGCCAGTTGGCCAAAGCCGGCTCGATCATCGTCCGCCAGCGCGGCACCAAATTCGCGCCCGGCACCGGTGTGGGCAAGGGCAAGGACGATACGTTGTTCGCTCTCAAGGCGGGCTACGTGACCTTTTATGGCCATCAGAAGGGCCGCCGCAAGGTGAGCATCTCCGATGTGAACCCGAACACGCCTCGCCAGGAAGAGCCGGCCGTCGAAGCCGCCGCCTGA
- the obgE gene encoding GTPase ObgE: protein MVFLDEVNIHVKSGRGGDGSASFRREKYVPRGGPDGGDGGRGGSVILEADESINTLVEFRSRRSYKAPSGTQGLGVQKSGKNGGDVVLKVPVGTLVFEEGHDAPIFDLVLHGQRAVVAKGGRGGRGNMHFTSPTRQAPAFAEMGEPGEERGLRLELKLLADVGLLGFPNVGKSTLISQISAARPKIGDYPFTTLIPNLGVVKVEEDSFVVADIPGIIEGASEGAGLGHQFLRHVERTRLLVHILDVSGGTGRDPAVDYVSLNNELAAYSERLAGLPQIVVLNKMDVTGAREIADAVRPTLPEDAVVFEMSAATGKGVRDVVYHLAQRLREIPKPLVSPDAVDTVLISAPERETWEVIREDDGTWVVSGTPVEKLVAMTDLGREEAVRKLHRQLKSRGVLDKLAEMGAEDGDSVRIGDVEFDYVN, encoded by the coding sequence ATGGTCTTTCTGGACGAAGTCAATATACACGTGAAATCGGGCCGCGGCGGAGACGGCTCCGCGTCGTTTCGGCGCGAGAAATACGTGCCGCGCGGCGGGCCCGATGGCGGCGACGGCGGCCGAGGCGGAAGCGTCATCCTCGAAGCGGATGAGAGCATCAACACGCTGGTTGAATTCCGCTCCCGCCGCTCGTACAAGGCGCCCTCGGGAACGCAGGGCCTTGGCGTCCAGAAGTCCGGCAAAAACGGCGGGGATGTTGTACTCAAGGTGCCGGTCGGAACCCTCGTTTTCGAAGAGGGGCACGATGCGCCTATTTTCGATCTCGTTCTCCACGGGCAGCGCGCCGTCGTGGCGAAAGGTGGCCGCGGCGGACGGGGCAACATGCATTTCACCAGTCCCACCCGTCAGGCGCCGGCGTTCGCGGAGATGGGTGAGCCGGGCGAAGAGCGTGGCCTGCGCCTCGAATTGAAGCTGCTGGCAGACGTTGGCCTGCTGGGCTTTCCCAACGTGGGCAAGTCCACGTTGATCAGCCAGATCTCGGCGGCGCGGCCCAAAATCGGCGATTACCCGTTCACAACGCTGATCCCAAACCTGGGCGTGGTGAAGGTAGAGGAAGACAGTTTCGTTGTGGCGGATATCCCGGGCATCATCGAGGGCGCCAGCGAAGGGGCGGGACTGGGACATCAGTTCCTTCGACACGTGGAACGCACACGCCTGCTGGTCCACATCCTGGACGTCAGCGGAGGCACCGGCCGGGATCCCGCCGTCGATTACGTTTCTTTGAACAACGAACTGGCCGCCTACAGCGAACGCCTCGCTGGGCTTCCCCAGATCGTGGTTCTCAATAAAATGGACGTCACCGGCGCCAGGGAGATTGCGGACGCGGTCCGCCCGACGCTCCCCGAGGATGCCGTTGTGTTCGAGATGTCCGCGGCCACCGGGAAGGGAGTGCGCGATGTGGTGTACCACCTTGCGCAGCGCCTCCGCGAGATTCCCAAGCCGCTGGTCTCGCCGGACGCTGTAGACACGGTGCTGATCTCCGCACCGGAACGCGAAACGTGGGAAGTCATCCGCGAGGACGACGGCACGTGGGTGGTGAGCGGCACGCCGGTGGAGAAACTGGTGGCCATGACGGACCTGGGCCGTGAGGAAGCCGTTCGGAAACTGCACCGCCAATTGAAATCGCGCGGCGTGCTGGACAAACTGGCCGAGATGGGCGCGGAAGACGGAGACAGCGTTCGGATCGGCGACGTCGAGTTCGACTACGTGAATTAG
- the nadD gene encoding nicotinate-nucleotide adenylyltransferase, producing the protein MRLGVFGGTFDPIHYGHLRIAEAAREALSLDSVMFVPVGVPVHRQVAPHGSAEARYQMCRLATEDNPAFEVSRIETDAQSPCFTVDTLARLRMERPDAEIRLIIGADEAAIYPTWREPRTIVKQARLAVAMRPGIDAAELQAALPRWVIDAMDVLPPIFIGISSTDIRARLTAGKSVRYLLPAPVEMYIEKNRLYRP; encoded by the coding sequence ATGAGACTGGGTGTTTTTGGCGGCACATTCGATCCGATACACTACGGCCATCTCCGCATCGCGGAGGCGGCGCGGGAGGCGCTCAGCCTTGACAGCGTGATGTTCGTTCCGGTGGGAGTTCCGGTACACAGGCAGGTTGCCCCGCACGGCTCGGCCGAAGCGCGCTACCAGATGTGTCGCCTCGCCACCGAGGACAATCCGGCCTTTGAAGTGAGTCGAATCGAAACGGATGCGCAGTCGCCTTGCTTTACCGTGGACACGCTTGCCCGGTTGCGCATGGAACGCCCGGACGCGGAAATACGTCTCATCATCGGCGCCGATGAAGCCGCCATCTACCCAACTTGGCGCGAGCCGCGCACCATCGTGAAGCAGGCCCGACTGGCCGTTGCGATGAGGCCGGGCATCGATGCCGCGGAATTGCAGGCCGCGCTGCCGCGCTGGGTCATCGATGCGATGGACGTTCTGCCGCCGATCTTTATAGGTATCAGTTCCACCGACATCCGGGCCCGTCTGACAGCCGGAAAATCGGTGCGTTATCTCCTGCCTGCCCCAGTGGAAATGTACATTGAGAAGAACCGACTCTACCGCCCTTAA
- a CDS encoding LCP family protein encodes MRRTDSTALKTRRRGRVPMWIKYPLLGALLALLWLGGAPALRVLTHGRLFGFQVTRPPLGGRTEFNVLILGLDQPDKLNPKLGRRTDSMLLAHVDLPTRMVTGFSIPRDTRVRFPEAKRWIKVNAAYSEGGYQASMDIVRAITGVRPDYYVVVDTSSTRNLVDLVGGVDVTVDHKMDYDDNWQDLHIHLDPGEQRLDGAHAIQFLRFRHDRTGDIARMHRQQQFVSALAKQISAPGNLPKLPWIAKELRKQVQTDMEDTDLLFLARELRGVQSSHLMFDTLEGESRTIGGADYFLPYGYKMKQTILKSFPGTLVPDDNTVDIVDGS; translated from the coding sequence TTGAGAAGAACCGACTCTACCGCCCTTAAGACGCGGCGCCGTGGCCGCGTGCCGATGTGGATCAAGTACCCTTTGCTGGGTGCGCTGCTTGCGCTCCTCTGGCTCGGGGGCGCGCCCGCGTTGCGGGTGCTCACACACGGGAGGCTATTCGGATTTCAGGTCACGCGTCCGCCTCTGGGTGGAAGAACAGAGTTCAACGTGCTGATTCTGGGCCTGGATCAGCCGGACAAGCTGAACCCGAAACTGGGCCGTCGAACGGATTCCATGCTTCTCGCGCACGTTGATCTGCCCACCAGGATGGTTACTGGCTTCAGCATCCCCCGCGACACGCGGGTTCGGTTCCCGGAAGCCAAGCGCTGGATCAAGGTAAACGCGGCCTATTCGGAAGGTGGATATCAGGCATCGATGGACATCGTCCGGGCCATCACGGGGGTTCGGCCGGACTACTACGTGGTGGTCGATACGTCATCCACAAGGAATCTGGTTGACCTGGTTGGCGGCGTGGACGTCACGGTGGATCACAAGATGGACTACGACGACAATTGGCAGGATCTGCACATCCACCTCGATCCAGGAGAGCAGCGCCTGGACGGGGCGCACGCGATCCAATTCCTGCGGTTCCGGCATGACCGCACAGGCGACATCGCGAGAATGCACCGGCAGCAGCAATTCGTTTCCGCGCTGGCGAAGCAGATCTCCGCTCCGGGGAACCTGCCCAAGCTGCCGTGGATTGCGAAGGAGTTGCGCAAGCAGGTTCAGACGGATATGGAAGACACCGACCTGCTGTTTCTGGCGAGGGAGCTTCGCGGAGTGCAGTCGTCGCACCTGATGTTTGATACACTGGAAGGTGAAAGCCGGACGATCGGCGGGGCGGATTATTTCCTGCCGTACGGCTATAAGATGAAGCAGACGATTTTGAAGTCATTTCCCGGCACCCTTGTGCCGGACGATAATACGGTTGATATCGTGGACGGATCGTGA
- the rsfS gene encoding ribosome silencing factor, which translates to MTKSEQTERKVAVMKAAMEDRKALDVVVVDLRGKTLMADYFVICTATSRPQINAVIDSVREKFRESDLRKPGVEGQDQSKWVLLDSGDVVGHVFAPDERAFYNLEAFWQNAKLLGT; encoded by the coding sequence ATGACCAAATCGGAACAGACCGAGCGGAAAGTGGCCGTGATGAAGGCCGCAATGGAAGACAGGAAGGCCCTCGACGTGGTGGTGGTTGACTTGCGGGGGAAGACGCTGATGGCGGATTACTTCGTTATTTGCACAGCCACCTCGCGTCCACAGATCAACGCCGTGATCGACAGCGTGCGCGAGAAATTCCGCGAATCCGACCTCCGCAAACCCGGAGTTGAAGGCCAGGACCAGTCCAAGTGGGTGCTTCTGGACTCGGGGGACGTGGTAGGGCACGTATTTGCGCCGGACGAGCGCGCGTTCTACAACCTTGAAGCCTTCTGGCAGAACGCGAAGCTGCTCGGCACATGA
- the hrcA gene encoding heat-inducible transcriptional repressor HrcA: protein MELDIRKQLVLEAIVNEYVRTAEPVGSERLAESTAFSAKSATIRNEMAVLSSLGYLLQPHTSAGRIPSDKGYRFYVDRLMQPDPAPRPPRARFDSELDEVLRQTCRILAGLTRCAAVAAPPQRESVTVQQVHTTPVTMTRVLVVVIFSSGDVQHRIAEVGQSIPAAKLSRLERILNEELSGLTLPQARSAKPLLPEDLAGIAVPAARMMDAIGQMVARDEDDTAFVEGTTQVLRQPEFQHDDRRERLLSALEDRRALLESLRAMDEGVDVVIGSENPLPGLQELSFVSTRYYVGMSMSGVIGVFGPTRMAYSHTVPAVRSIARVLSGVLTRMSLE from the coding sequence ATGGAACTGGATATTCGCAAACAACTCGTGCTTGAGGCAATCGTCAACGAGTACGTCCGCACGGCTGAGCCTGTCGGCTCCGAGAGGCTGGCCGAATCAACCGCGTTTTCAGCGAAATCCGCCACCATCCGTAATGAGATGGCCGTCCTCTCCAGCCTCGGTTACCTTCTCCAGCCGCACACATCGGCCGGACGCATCCCGTCGGACAAAGGTTACCGGTTCTATGTGGACCGCCTGATGCAGCCGGACCCCGCCCCGCGCCCACCGCGGGCGCGGTTCGACTCGGAACTGGACGAGGTGCTGCGCCAGACCTGTCGCATCCTGGCCGGCCTCACCCGCTGTGCCGCGGTGGCGGCGCCTCCGCAGCGGGAAAGCGTCACCGTTCAGCAGGTTCACACCACGCCGGTAACGATGACCCGGGTGCTGGTGGTCGTGATTTTCAGCAGTGGGGACGTGCAGCACCGAATCGCGGAGGTGGGGCAAAGCATCCCGGCCGCCAAACTCTCGCGCCTGGAGCGGATCCTGAACGAGGAGTTGTCCGGCCTCACGCTCCCGCAAGCGCGATCCGCCAAGCCGCTATTGCCCGAGGATCTTGCGGGCATCGCCGTTCCCGCCGCGCGAATGATGGACGCCATCGGGCAGATGGTCGCGCGGGACGAGGACGACACCGCGTTTGTGGAAGGCACCACCCAGGTGCTCCGGCAGCCCGAATTCCAGCACGATGACAGGCGGGAACGCCTGTTGAGCGCCCTGGAAGATCGCCGAGCCCTCCTCGAAAGCCTCCGGGCGATGGACGAAGGCGTGGACGTGGTCATCGGCAGCGAGAACCCGCTGCCCGGCCTGCAGGAACTCAGTTTCGTGTCCACCCGGTATTACGTGGGGATGAGCATGTCCGGAGTGATCGGCGTTTTCGGCCCCACCCGCATGGCGTATTCGCACACGGTGCCCGCGGTGCGGTCGATCGCGCGGGTCCTCAGCGGCGTTCTCACACGCATGAGCCTGGAATAA
- a CDS encoding BON domain-containing protein, producing the protein MSSAIRHEIVKRAIDSSRLEVRVCHGIVYLSGEVRELRGGAEDLRKEMDILHQVIRGKPGIREVINEAFLRSRAV; encoded by the coding sequence ATGAGTAGTGCCATCCGGCACGAAATCGTGAAGCGCGCGATAGATTCATCGCGCCTTGAAGTTCGCGTTTGTCACGGTATTGTCTACCTGTCCGGGGAGGTTCGTGAGCTCCGCGGTGGAGCGGAAGATCTGCGCAAGGAGATGGACATTCTCCATCAGGTGATTCGAGGAAAGCCCGGGATCCGTGAAGTGATCAACGAGGCATTCCTGAGGTCGCGCGCGGTGTAG
- the lexA gene encoding transcriptional repressor LexA — translation MAGIRVIDLVDGDMVDDEFGVVERSRPTGKNGEPYALLEIRDATGSISAKQWKVGDTEWNRIASANCVHIRGHVQLYNGKLGIIADWIRPGADPNRTDGFIPEFPGDREAMWKAFCGLAHTVKDPNLVELLRRVFKLPGFTAAFRQATAAQKMHHVGVGGLLAHTLEVCDLCMAVCERAPGLRRDLLLTGAILHDIGKTGEMDIGRADFGTTVEGGLVGHVVMGAAMVQRVIEGIPDFPPNLRAAVLHLILTHQGTREWGAPMLPAIPEAVVLHACDNVSAKMDEFASAKGQAVGDSLFSRARGIENRVYVGEIELTGGDGATPSHWTLDDDEETGRPVLRIVAGGLSSDESLPEMAALPILGSIAAGIPISAQEHVNGYFAMPIDARGDAGDFLLKVTGDSMRDAHVLDGDLLRIRPLEGEPREGEIIAALLNGEVTVKRLHRSDDGVILHPENPEFGDIPVGATDDFQIQGRVVGLIRDRVQ, via the coding sequence ATGGCCGGGATCCGCGTGATTGATCTGGTGGACGGGGACATGGTGGACGACGAGTTCGGCGTGGTGGAACGCTCGCGTCCAACGGGCAAGAACGGCGAACCATACGCTCTACTTGAAATCCGGGACGCCACGGGGAGCATTAGCGCGAAGCAGTGGAAGGTGGGCGACACGGAGTGGAACCGTATCGCCAGCGCAAACTGCGTGCACATCAGGGGACACGTCCAGCTGTACAATGGAAAGCTGGGTATCATTGCGGACTGGATACGGCCCGGCGCCGACCCCAATCGCACCGACGGCTTCATCCCGGAGTTCCCGGGAGATCGCGAAGCGATGTGGAAGGCTTTCTGCGGCCTCGCCCACACAGTGAAGGACCCGAACCTGGTGGAGCTGTTGCGCCGCGTCTTCAAGCTGCCCGGTTTCACCGCCGCGTTCCGCCAGGCAACGGCGGCACAGAAGATGCACCACGTAGGCGTCGGCGGCCTGCTGGCGCACACGCTGGAAGTGTGCGACCTCTGTATGGCCGTCTGTGAACGCGCCCCGGGCCTTCGACGGGACCTGCTCCTCACGGGTGCGATCCTGCACGACATCGGCAAGACGGGGGAAATGGACATCGGGCGCGCGGACTTCGGCACCACCGTTGAAGGCGGCCTCGTCGGGCACGTAGTGATGGGCGCGGCGATGGTTCAGCGCGTCATCGAAGGCATCCCGGACTTCCCGCCGAACCTGCGAGCCGCGGTCCTGCACCTTATCCTCACGCACCAGGGCACCCGCGAGTGGGGCGCGCCGATGCTCCCGGCGATTCCGGAGGCCGTCGTGCTGCACGCTTGCGATAACGTGAGCGCCAAAATGGATGAGTTCGCGTCCGCGAAAGGCCAGGCGGTGGGCGATTCCCTGTTCAGCCGTGCGCGCGGAATCGAGAATCGAGTGTACGTTGGCGAGATCGAGCTGACCGGCGGCGATGGCGCCACCCCGTCGCACTGGACGCTGGACGACGACGAAGAGACCGGACGGCCCGTGCTGCGCATCGTCGCCGGCGGCCTCTCCAGCGATGAATCCCTGCCCGAAATGGCCGCGCTTCCCATCCTCGGCAGCATTGCCGCCGGCATCCCCATCAGCGCGCAGGAACACGTGAACGGCTACTTCGCGATGCCGATCGACGCCCGGGGAGACGCGGGAGACTTCCTACTGAAGGTCACCGGAGACAGCATGCGCGACGCCCACGTCCTCGATGGGGACCTACTGCGCATCCGCCCCCTCGAAGGCGAGCCGCGCGAGGGCGAAATCATCGCCGCGCTTCTGAACGGCGAAGTGACGGTGAAGCGCCTGCACCGCTCGGACGACGGCGTCATCCTCCACCCCGAGAACCCGGAATTCGGCGACATCCCCGTGGGCGCAACGGACGACTTCCAGATCCAGGGCCGCGTGGTGGGCCTAATCCGCGACCGCGTGCAATAG
- a CDS encoding ferredoxin family protein — protein sequence MAFVIAEPCVGVKDRACVAVCPVDCIYEVEEGQTPDMLYINPDECIDCGLCKPECPVDAIFFEEEVPAEWTGYIAINKQLSGL from the coding sequence ATGGCGTTCGTAATCGCCGAGCCGTGCGTGGGTGTTAAGGACCGCGCGTGCGTTGCGGTGTGTCCGGTAGACTGTATCTACGAGGTAGAGGAGGGCCAGACGCCCGATATGCTCTACATCAACCCCGATGAGTGCATTGACTGTGGACTGTGCAAGCCCGAATGCCCCGTGGACGCGATTTTCTTCGAAGAAGAAGTTCCCGCGGAGTGGACCGGCTACATTGCCATCAACAAGCAGTTGTCCGGCCTGTAA
- a CDS encoding cbb3-type cytochrome c oxidase subunit II → MRMTEKVITVGGLLILAAAGFSVAVLPWITRQDVDKPSDIARPYTALEARGRAIYIQNGCIYCHSQYVRPQDWDNTATRISEPGDYYYDKPHLLGSSRNGPDLSQEGGMRPNDWHIAHFFNPRYTRPASIMPEFKYLKKDERDALIAYVQCLGGKLADARVKRMEIWHAALAKAYERGPDANFAYLHTLVPAQWRTMPNPYGATAESLARGKFVYEQECIGCHGNFGDGNGPSAKFLYPKPANFSTLRRLGASGGLLYYQIMNGINGTAMMPFKRELESEKIWDVSNYVATTFIGHDDGNTTPRGEDEIQEPVDLSNTPPDPDKVTAPPPTSPALQPEQDAANKRNKENGTSFVRPSGTRSRLTRPDHNGPASEENPQ, encoded by the coding sequence ATGCGCATGACGGAGAAGGTGATCACGGTCGGCGGCCTCCTGATCCTGGCGGCGGCGGGGTTCAGCGTCGCCGTTCTGCCCTGGATCACGCGTCAGGACGTGGATAAGCCATCGGATATCGCGAGGCCGTACACGGCGCTCGAGGCCAGAGGTCGCGCGATTTACATCCAGAACGGGTGCATCTATTGTCACTCGCAATACGTGCGGCCGCAGGACTGGGATAACACCGCCACGCGCATTTCGGAGCCGGGCGACTACTACTACGACAAGCCGCACCTGCTTGGCTCCTCGCGGAACGGGCCGGACCTCTCTCAGGAGGGCGGCATGCGGCCAAATGATTGGCACATCGCCCATTTCTTCAACCCGCGCTACACCCGCCCCGCATCGATCATGCCGGAGTTCAAATACCTGAAGAAAGACGAGCGCGACGCCCTCATCGCATACGTCCAGTGCCTCGGCGGCAAGCTGGCCGACGCGCGCGTGAAACGCATGGAAATATGGCACGCCGCGCTGGCGAAGGCGTATGAGCGCGGCCCGGATGCCAACTTCGCCTATTTGCATACGCTGGTCCCGGCGCAATGGCGCACCATGCCGAATCCGTACGGCGCGACCGCCGAATCTCTTGCGCGGGGCAAATTCGTTTACGAGCAGGAATGCATCGGCTGCCACGGCAATTTCGGCGACGGCAACGGGCCTTCCGCGAAGTTCCTGTACCCCAAGCCGGCCAACTTCAGCACGCTGAGGCGCCTCGGCGCTTCCGGCGGGCTGCTCTACTATCAGATCATGAATGGCATCAACGGCACGGCCATGATGCCGTTCAAACGTGAGCTTGAGAGCGAAAAGATCTGGGATGTCTCGAACTATGTCGCCACGACATTCATCGGGCACGACGACGGCAACACAACTCCGCGCGGCGAGGACGAAATTCAGGAGCCGGTGGACCTGAGCAACACACCGCCGGACCCAGACAAGGTGACGGCGCCGCCGCCCACTTCGCCCGCGTTACAGCCGGAGCAGGACGCCGCCAACAAGCGCAATAAGGAGAACGGCACGTCGTTCGTCCGGCCGTCAGGCACTCGCTCCAGGCTCACGCGGCCGGACCACAACGGACCGGCGTCGGAGGAGAACCCTCAATGA